The Streptomyces sp. NL15-2K genome contains a region encoding:
- a CDS encoding prolyl oligopeptidase family serine peptidase encodes MRIHAPIALLTVTLCAATALPAQADTDSHLEGRLPSGAAYVMDVPADWNGTVLLFSHGYRPADGPNLAENSPDSATRDSLLDEGYALIGSSYATSGWAVTEAVPDQLATLDLFTQKFGPSRRSLAWGRSYGGFVTTALAERHADRFDGSLSMCGLVQGGVANWNSTLDPVFALKTLLAPDAAIPLTGFADQAAATAAAKELTTKAATAQETPAGRARIALAAALHNIPGHNDPAQPKPGPTDWNAQQANQYTAVTGLLTRPAFSWRQEAESRAGGNPSWNTGADYTGMLHRSPLYKEVTELYKEAGLSLRDDLTTLDHAPRISADPAAVRWMRHTSAFTGRLTDPQLNIHTTGDALIPVQAERAYRRAATAAGAGSLLSQAYVDGPGHCTFTPGEMLGALHTLEHRLDTGRWDTSAPVLNTRARQADPTGEARYVTYRPATYPRPYDLAHPADALVPPGGPRP; translated from the coding sequence TTGAGGATCCACGCCCCCATCGCCTTACTGACCGTGACCCTGTGCGCGGCGACCGCACTGCCCGCACAGGCCGACACGGATTCCCATCTGGAGGGCCGGCTGCCGTCAGGCGCGGCGTACGTGATGGACGTACCCGCCGACTGGAACGGCACCGTGCTCCTCTTCAGCCACGGCTACCGCCCCGCCGACGGGCCCAACCTCGCCGAGAACTCGCCCGATTCGGCCACCCGGGACAGCCTGCTCGACGAGGGCTACGCGCTCATCGGCTCCTCCTACGCGACCAGCGGCTGGGCGGTGACGGAGGCCGTGCCCGACCAGCTCGCCACGCTGGACCTGTTCACGCAGAAGTTCGGCCCGTCCCGGCGGTCGCTCGCCTGGGGCAGGTCCTACGGCGGCTTCGTCACGACGGCACTGGCCGAGCGGCATGCCGACCGCTTCGACGGCTCGCTGTCGATGTGCGGGCTCGTGCAGGGCGGCGTCGCCAACTGGAACAGCACCCTGGACCCGGTGTTCGCGCTCAAGACCCTGCTCGCACCCGACGCGGCCATCCCGCTCACGGGCTTCGCCGACCAGGCGGCCGCGACCGCCGCGGCGAAGGAGCTCACCACCAAGGCCGCCACGGCCCAGGAGACCCCTGCCGGCCGCGCTCGCATCGCGCTGGCCGCCGCCCTGCACAACATCCCGGGCCACAACGACCCCGCACAGCCGAAACCGGGCCCGACCGACTGGAATGCCCAACAGGCCAACCAGTACACGGCCGTCACCGGACTCCTCACACGCCCCGCCTTCTCCTGGCGACAGGAGGCGGAGAGCCGGGCCGGAGGCAACCCCTCCTGGAACACGGGCGCCGACTACACAGGCATGCTCCACCGGTCCCCGCTGTACAAAGAGGTCACGGAGCTCTACAAGGAGGCAGGCCTTTCCTTGCGCGACGACCTCACGACCCTCGACCACGCCCCCCGGATCTCCGCCGACCCCGCGGCCGTACGGTGGATGCGGCACACCAGCGCCTTCACGGGCCGGCTCACCGATCCCCAGCTGAACATCCACACCACCGGCGACGCGCTGATCCCCGTCCAGGCCGAGCGCGCCTACCGGCGGGCCGCGACCGCGGCCGGTGCGGGCAGCCTGCTCAGCCAGGCCTACGTCGACGGCCCCGGACACTGCACCTTCACACCGGGCGAGATGCTCGGCGCCCTGCACACACTGGAACACCGGCTGGACACGGGCCGCTGGGACACCTCGGCCCCTGTCCTCAACACCCGTGCCCGGCAGGCGGATCCGACGGGCGAGGCCCGTTACGTCACGTACCGGCCCGCCACCTACCCCCGCCCGTACGACCTCGCGCACCCGGCCGACGCCCTGGTGCCCCCTGGAGGCCCTCGGCCATGA
- a CDS encoding MarR family transcriptional regulator produces the protein MRGLHADSGYLLYRLGLRSGQLFNAFLQESGLRMRHYALLRFLATSRGALQRELSTSLGYDPSAIVGLVDDLEKLGFAERRPSPDDRRSRIVALTEAGRAFLRDSDEAGLRATDELLGPLDPAERETLHALLLRIAEDGLN, from the coding sequence ATGCGCGGGCTGCACGCGGACTCGGGCTACCTCCTGTACCGGCTCGGCCTGCGCTCCGGGCAGCTGTTCAACGCCTTCCTCCAGGAGTCGGGCCTGCGGATGCGTCACTACGCACTGCTCCGCTTCCTCGCCACGTCCCGGGGCGCGCTGCAACGCGAGCTGAGCACGTCCCTCGGCTACGACCCGAGCGCGATCGTCGGCCTGGTCGACGACCTGGAGAAGCTGGGCTTCGCCGAGCGCCGGCCCTCCCCGGACGACCGTCGCAGCCGGATCGTCGCCCTCACCGAGGCCGGCCGCGCCTTCCTGCGGGACAGCGACGAGGCCGGCCTGCGGGCGACCGACGAACTGCTGGGCCCGCTGGACCCCGCCGAGCGGGAGACCCTGCACGCCCTGCTCCTGCGGATCGCGGAGGACGGCCTCAACTGA
- a CDS encoding MFS transporter has product MRRVALSGLLGTAVEFYDFLVYGTVAALVFGDLFFPEADPAVGTIAAFGTFAAGYVARPLGGIVFGHFGDRLGRKSMMLLTMAMMGCGSFLIGVLPTYDAIGVWAPVLLVALRVVQGLAIGGEWGGATLMVVEHAERTQGSRRGLWSSFTQLGAPLGSVLSAGVVTFVSALPDDDFRSWGWRVPFLLSIVLLAVGLFVRLKVAESPLFAQAKREPLDKPPVVEVLRRPKPVLLAACVGIGAFTAQSLLTGFMISYAVDQGYSRPQVLTAVTVASCVALAVLPAASALSDRVGRRPVVLAGALASAALAFPVLALVDSGSPGLLILALALGHGVAQSTMYGPLGALLTEMFGTRVRYTGASLGYQAATLVGAGFSPLIASSLLASYGGGSAPVSWLLCGGAAITALTVWRMRETHTDTLDPAPSRTTTPTPEGTPR; this is encoded by the coding sequence TTGCGCCGCGTCGCACTGTCCGGACTGCTCGGCACGGCAGTGGAGTTCTACGACTTCCTCGTGTACGGCACGGTCGCCGCGCTCGTCTTCGGCGACCTGTTCTTCCCCGAAGCCGACCCGGCCGTCGGCACGATCGCGGCCTTCGGCACCTTCGCCGCGGGCTATGTGGCCCGCCCGCTGGGCGGCATCGTCTTCGGTCACTTCGGCGACCGGCTGGGCCGCAAGTCGATGATGCTGCTGACCATGGCCATGATGGGCTGCGGCAGCTTCCTGATCGGCGTTCTGCCGACATACGACGCGATCGGCGTGTGGGCCCCCGTCCTGCTGGTCGCCCTGCGTGTCGTACAGGGCCTGGCGATCGGCGGCGAGTGGGGCGGCGCGACCCTGATGGTCGTGGAGCACGCCGAACGCACCCAGGGCTCGCGGCGCGGCCTGTGGTCCAGCTTCACCCAGCTCGGCGCTCCGCTCGGCTCCGTGCTGTCGGCCGGGGTGGTCACCTTCGTCTCCGCGCTCCCCGACGACGACTTCCGCTCCTGGGGCTGGCGGGTGCCGTTCCTGCTGAGCATCGTGCTGCTGGCCGTCGGCCTGTTCGTCCGTCTCAAGGTCGCCGAGAGCCCGCTGTTCGCGCAGGCGAAGCGGGAGCCGCTGGACAAGCCGCCGGTCGTGGAGGTGCTGCGCCGGCCGAAGCCGGTGTTGTTGGCCGCCTGTGTCGGTATCGGCGCGTTCACGGCGCAGTCGCTGCTGACCGGATTCATGATTTCGTATGCGGTCGACCAGGGATACAGCCGACCGCAGGTGCTCACCGCCGTGACCGTCGCCTCCTGCGTGGCCCTGGCCGTGCTGCCCGCCGCCTCCGCGCTCTCGGACCGGGTCGGCCGCCGTCCGGTGGTGCTGGCCGGTGCCCTCGCCTCGGCCGCGCTCGCCTTCCCCGTGCTGGCACTGGTCGACTCCGGCTCCCCCGGCCTGCTGATCCTCGCCCTCGCCCTCGGCCACGGCGTCGCCCAGTCCACGATGTACGGACCGCTCGGTGCCCTGCTCACCGAGATGTTCGGCACCCGAGTCCGCTACACAGGCGCCTCCCTCGGCTACCAGGCGGCCACCCTGGTCGGCGCCGGGTTCTCGCCGCTGATCGCGAGCAGCCTGCTCGCCTCGTACGGCGGCGGCAGCGCCCCTGTCTCGTGGCTGCTGTGCGGCGGCGCGGCGATCACCGCGCTCACCGTGTGGCGGATGCGCGAGACACACACCGACACGCTCGACCCGGCTCCGTCCCGCACCACCACCCCCACACCCGAAGGGACGCCCCGTTGA